The following are encoded together in the Populus trichocarpa isolate Nisqually-1 chromosome 5, P.trichocarpa_v4.1, whole genome shotgun sequence genome:
- the LOC7493939 gene encoding protein SHI RELATED SEQUENCE 5 yields MAGWFYLGGGEGPSRKQDQEKEDNNSSLFLYRPSNEEIYNNKGFELWPQYYHQQQNMNSFSFGVGPSRRSLSDDHSSRSGFSLTRQGGGGGLRGGMNCQDCGNQAKKDCPHLRCRTCCKSRGFPCNTHVKSTWVSAAKRRERQQQLAALQQHNQQQEQHQQQFLGENPKRQRENHGGASSLACTRLAATTSGLELTAFPPEVNSDAIFRCVKVSAMDDADDQLAYQTAVNIGGHVFRGILYDQGADGRYASTGGESSSSGAQQLLITAAGTSTTGTTTNTSNPAAGNTLLDPSSLYPAPLNAFIAGTQFFAPPRS; encoded by the exons ATGGCAGGGTGGTTCTATCTAGGTGGGGGAGAAGGACCGTCGAGGAAACAAGATCAAGAGAAAGAAGACAATAATAGTAGTTTGTTTTTGTACAGACCATCAAACGAGGAGATCTACAACAACAAGGGGTTTGAGTTATGGCCGCAGTATTATCACCAGCAGCAAAACATGAACAGCTTCTCGTTTGGAGTGGGTCCTAGTCGAAGAAGTTTATCTGATGATCACTCTTCAAGATCAGGTTTTAGTTTGACGCgacaaggaggaggaggaggattaaGAGGAGGAATGAATTGTCAAGACTGTGGAAACCAAGCTAAAAAAGACTGTCCCCATTTGAGATGTAGAACTTGTTGTAAGAGTCGAGGGTTTCCGTGCAACACCCACGTTAAGAGCACTTGGGTCTCTGCTGCTAAAAGGAGAGAAAGGCAACAACAACTAGCTGCTTTGCAACAAcataatcaacaacaagaacaacATCAACAACAGTTTCTAGGAGAGAATCCAAAAAGGCAGAGGGAGAATCATGGTGGTGCTTCCTCTCTTGCTTGCACTCGTTTAGCCGCTACCACGTCAG GGCTGGAATTGACAGCATTTCCACCAGAGGTGAATTCAGATGCCATATTTCGTTGCGTTAAAGTAAGCGCCATGGACGATGCAGATGATCAGTTGGCATATCAAACGGCTGTTAACATTGGAGGCCATGTTTTCAGAGGAATTCTCTATGATCAAGGTGCAGATGGCCGTTACGCCAGTACAGGCGGTGAGAGCTCCTCCAGTGGAGCACAACAACTTCTTATAACAGCAGCAGGAACTAGCACCACGGGAACTACAACAAACACTAGCAATCCAGCTGCTGGCAATACTTTGCTCGATCCATCTTCTCTATATCCAGCTCCTCTCAATGCTTTTATTGCTGGTACGCAATTCTTCGCTCCCCCAAGGTCCTAG
- the LOC7477646 gene encoding uncharacterized protein LOC7477646 isoform X2, with protein sequence MGALGPVSPWMPGDDVLLRNSIEAGASLESLAKGAVQFSRKFTVREIQDRWYSLLYDPVVSAEAAFHMTEFERSTSTLPSKYSRAGNSKENKYFSGKRKTESVHSCYYALRKRICSEPFNSMDLSFLVGPNNSNYAGNEYEQLSGQCTLGDPVTNYFVHQESNLDIMHHAFPEIMDGDPAHAFDTQFQNTFQEDYPMEQDNIHEHIPRILGEDLSNTESRTVVREFSQQLPVNDDLVHGCSNFDGKEVLQSPVPDRGSSFQNLEYPSPLHEMPMWRMDEVISAPYIPNNLRLCDKDLHPGDTFSLLDDGDIKNRCLTEYDDLHEDSKLQMEMLTDVPQNSSHSTEDFLAELTNYLSNDEEGSGVDVDGKDFSTDPYIACLNTILLSSPNSENEKHMPSVTEPESSISADCLKNHSGVCPGNLWEDRGSHYSVDVVCNSEMQFVSSTSVLDPHPEVKDGVICCVLNSEDTEIPCNGDILFPTEWHPSSAASLASRSSQDAGKPNSLFVKELISNKKSGVPVVVHRDLDNPRQPRASSQMTRLQVMPERGLLHPAGDHVLKFELPSSEATHRGGAGFSSGGSTQFNSADTEMETLVTAKVKEETTDTPLVKHMSHDPADSLTEKLDFVSDCFTYPQTNVSAVKQAEDAPAGVQNHQASHMKVGSSDIAASELVENHSISDPAEPPIQSDDDVPYFSDIEAMILDMDLDPQDQDLYCSEEVSRYQHEDMKRAIIRLEQGARSYMQRSIASHGAFAVMYGRHSKHYIKKPEVLLGRATEDVTVDIDLGREGRANKISRRQATIYLDKSGSFYLKNLGKCSLSVNDKEIAPGRSLSLSSGCLIEGNAFHI encoded by the exons ATGGGAGCTCTTGGCCCTGTCTCTCCTTGGATGCCAGGGGATGACGTTTTGTTGAGAAATTCTAtcgag GCTGGTGCTTCCTTGGAATCGCTGGCAAAAGGTGCGGTGCAATTTTCTCGAAAATTCACTGTTCGAGAAATACAAGATCGTTGGTATTCTCTCCTTTATGATCCAGTTGTTTCTGCTGAGGCTGCTTTTCACATGACTGAGTTTGAGCGTTCTACATCAACTCTTCCGTCAAAATACAGCAGAGCtggaaattcaaaagaaaataaatatttttcagggAAGAGGAAAACTGAAAGTGTTCATAGTTGTTACTATGCTCTGCGTAAAAGAATTTGCAGTGAACCATTTAACTCCATGGATTTGAGTTTTCTTGTTGGCCCTAATAATAGCAATTATGCTGGCAATGAATATGAGCAGTTATCCGGACAATGCACGCTTGGAGATCCAGTTACAAATTACTTTGTTCATCAGGAATCTAATTTAGACATCATGCATCATGCTTTTCCAGAAATTATGGATGGTGATCCTGCCCATGCCTTTGATACTCAATTCCAGAATACATTTCAAGAAGACTATCCAATGGAGCAAGACAATATACATGAACACATTCCCCGTATACTTGGAGAGGATCTGTCTAACACTGAAAGCAGAACCGTGGTTAGGGAATTCAGTCAACAATTGCCAGTGAATGATGATCTAGTACATGGGTGCTCCAACTTTGATGGAAAGGAAGTCCTTCAGTCACCAGTTCCAGATCGTGGCTCGTCATTTCAAAATTTGGAGTACCCATCTCCACTTCATGAGATGCCAATGTGGAGAATGGATGAAGTGATTTCAGCGCCTTATATTCCAAATAATCTTAGATTATGTGATAAAGATCTGCACCCGGGAGATACCTTTTCACTTCTTGATGATGGTGATATTAAGAATAGATGTTTGACAGAATATGATGATCTCCATGAAGACTCAAAGTTACAAATGGAAATGCTGACTGATGTGCCACAAAATTCTTCTCACAGTACAGAAGATTTTCTGGCTGAACTTACCAATTATTTGTCTAATGATGAGGAAGGGTCAGGTGTGGATGTTGATGGAAAAGATTTCAGCACTGATCCTTACATTGCTTGTCTCAATACAATTTTATTGAGCTCACCTAATAGTGAAAATGAAAAGCACATGCCCAGTGTAACTGAACCAGAATCATCAATATCAGCAGACTGTCTAAAAAATCACTCTGGTGTGTGTCCTGGAAACTTATGGGAGGATAGAGGGTCTCACTACAGTGTTGATGTAGTTTGTAATTCTGAGATGCAGTTTGTTTCATCTACATCAGTTCTAGACCCTCATCCTGAGGTGAAAGATGGGGTTATTTGCTGTGTGCTAAACTCCGAGGACACAGAGATCCCATGCAATGGTGATATACTCTTCCCCACTGAGTGGCACCCAAGTTCAGCTGCCTCCTTAGCATCAAGAAGTTCTCAAGATGCTGGCAAACCAAATTCTTTATTTGTTAAGGAattaataagtaataaaaaaagtggAGTTCCAGTAGTGGTGCATAGGGATCTAGATAATCCTAGACAACCACGCGCATCTTCTCAGATGACCAGATTACAGGTGATGCCAGAGCGTGGTCTACTCCATCCTGCAGGTgatcatgttttgaaatttgagttGCCCAGCAGTGAAGCCACTCACAGGGGTGGTGCTGGTTTTTCTTCTGGTGGTTCAACTCAATTTAATTCAGCAGACACTGAGATGGAAACTCTTGTTACTGCTAAAGTGAAGGAAGAAACTACAGATACCCCACTGGTGAAGCATATGAGTCATGATCCAGCAGATTCTTTAACAGAGAAACTGGATTTCGTTTCTGATTGCTTTACATATCCCCAGACAAATGTGTCTGCTGTTAAACAGGCAGAAGATGCTCCAGCTGGAGTTCAAAATCATCAAGCATCACATATGAAAGTGGGCTCTTCAGATATTGCTGCTTCAGAACTAGTGGAAAACCATTCAATATCAGATCCAGCTGAGCCACCTATCCAGAGTGATGATGATGTACCGTATTTTTCAGACATTGAAGCAATG ATACTTGATATGGACTTAGATCCACAGGACCAGGATTTGTATTGCAGTGAGGAAG TCTCAAGATATCAGCATGAGGACATGAAGAGAGCAATCATAAGGCTGGAGCAGGGTGCTCGTTCGTATATGCAAAGATCCATTGCATCTCATGGAGCATTTGCAGTTATGTATGGTCGCCATTCAAAACATTATATTAAGAAGCCTGAG GTATTACTTGGTAGAGCAACAGAAGATGTTACTGTCGACATTGACTTGGGAAGGGAAGGCCGAGCTAATAAAATATCTCGACGGCAG GCCACTATATATTTGGACAAAAGTGGATCTTTTTATCTGAAAAACCTTGGCAAGTGCTCTCTCTCAGTGAATGACAAGGAAATAGCCCCTGGACGGAGTCTAAGCCTTTCTTCTGGTTGTTTGATTGAG
- the LOC7477646 gene encoding uncharacterized protein LOC7477646 isoform X3: MGALGPVSPWMPGDDVLLRNSIEAGASLESLAKGAVQFSRKFTVREIQDRWYSLLYDPVVSAEAAFHMTEFERSTSTLPSKYSRAGNSKENKYFSGKRKTESVHSCYYALRKRICSEPFNSMDLSFLVGPNNSNYAGNEYEQLSGQCTLGDPVTNYFVHQESNLDIMHHAFPEIMDGDPAHAFDTQFQNTFQEDYPMEQDNIHEHIPRILGEDLSNTESRTVVREFSQQLPVNDDLVHGCSNFDGKEVLQSPVPDRGSSFQNLEYPSPLHEMPMWRMDEVISAPYIPNNLRLCDKDLHPGDTFSLLDDGDIKNRCLTEYDDLHEDSKLQMEMLTDVPQNSSHSTEDFLAELTNYLSNDEEGSGVDVDGKDFSTDPYIACLNTILLSSPNSENEKHMPSVTEPESSISADCLKNHSGVCPGNLWEDRGSHYSVDVVCNSEMQFVSSTSVLDPHPEVKDGVICCVLNSEDTEIPCNGDILFPTEWHPSSAASLASRSSQDAGKPNSLFVKELISNKKSGVPVVVHRDLDNPRQPRASSQMTRLQVMPERGLLHPAGDHVLKFELPSSEATHRGGAGFSSGGSTQFNSADTEMETLVTAKVKEETTDTPLTNVSAVKQAEDAPAGVQNHQASHMKVGSSDIAASELVENHSISDPAEPPIQSDDDVPYFSDIEAMILDMDLDPQDQDLYCSEEVSRYQHEDMKRAIIRLEQGARSYMQRSIASHGAFAVMYGRHSKHYIKKPEVLLGRATEDVTVDIDLGREGRANKISRRQATIYLDKSGSFYLKNLGKCSLSVNDKEIAPGRSLSLSSGCLIEIRGMPFIFEINQTCVKQYLAQKNQTQEHLV, encoded by the exons ATGGGAGCTCTTGGCCCTGTCTCTCCTTGGATGCCAGGGGATGACGTTTTGTTGAGAAATTCTAtcgag GCTGGTGCTTCCTTGGAATCGCTGGCAAAAGGTGCGGTGCAATTTTCTCGAAAATTCACTGTTCGAGAAATACAAGATCGTTGGTATTCTCTCCTTTATGATCCAGTTGTTTCTGCTGAGGCTGCTTTTCACATGACTGAGTTTGAGCGTTCTACATCAACTCTTCCGTCAAAATACAGCAGAGCtggaaattcaaaagaaaataaatatttttcagggAAGAGGAAAACTGAAAGTGTTCATAGTTGTTACTATGCTCTGCGTAAAAGAATTTGCAGTGAACCATTTAACTCCATGGATTTGAGTTTTCTTGTTGGCCCTAATAATAGCAATTATGCTGGCAATGAATATGAGCAGTTATCCGGACAATGCACGCTTGGAGATCCAGTTACAAATTACTTTGTTCATCAGGAATCTAATTTAGACATCATGCATCATGCTTTTCCAGAAATTATGGATGGTGATCCTGCCCATGCCTTTGATACTCAATTCCAGAATACATTTCAAGAAGACTATCCAATGGAGCAAGACAATATACATGAACACATTCCCCGTATACTTGGAGAGGATCTGTCTAACACTGAAAGCAGAACCGTGGTTAGGGAATTCAGTCAACAATTGCCAGTGAATGATGATCTAGTACATGGGTGCTCCAACTTTGATGGAAAGGAAGTCCTTCAGTCACCAGTTCCAGATCGTGGCTCGTCATTTCAAAATTTGGAGTACCCATCTCCACTTCATGAGATGCCAATGTGGAGAATGGATGAAGTGATTTCAGCGCCTTATATTCCAAATAATCTTAGATTATGTGATAAAGATCTGCACCCGGGAGATACCTTTTCACTTCTTGATGATGGTGATATTAAGAATAGATGTTTGACAGAATATGATGATCTCCATGAAGACTCAAAGTTACAAATGGAAATGCTGACTGATGTGCCACAAAATTCTTCTCACAGTACAGAAGATTTTCTGGCTGAACTTACCAATTATTTGTCTAATGATGAGGAAGGGTCAGGTGTGGATGTTGATGGAAAAGATTTCAGCACTGATCCTTACATTGCTTGTCTCAATACAATTTTATTGAGCTCACCTAATAGTGAAAATGAAAAGCACATGCCCAGTGTAACTGAACCAGAATCATCAATATCAGCAGACTGTCTAAAAAATCACTCTGGTGTGTGTCCTGGAAACTTATGGGAGGATAGAGGGTCTCACTACAGTGTTGATGTAGTTTGTAATTCTGAGATGCAGTTTGTTTCATCTACATCAGTTCTAGACCCTCATCCTGAGGTGAAAGATGGGGTTATTTGCTGTGTGCTAAACTCCGAGGACACAGAGATCCCATGCAATGGTGATATACTCTTCCCCACTGAGTGGCACCCAAGTTCAGCTGCCTCCTTAGCATCAAGAAGTTCTCAAGATGCTGGCAAACCAAATTCTTTATTTGTTAAGGAattaataagtaataaaaaaagtggAGTTCCAGTAGTGGTGCATAGGGATCTAGATAATCCTAGACAACCACGCGCATCTTCTCAGATGACCAGATTACAGGTGATGCCAGAGCGTGGTCTACTCCATCCTGCAGGTgatcatgttttgaaatttgagttGCCCAGCAGTGAAGCCACTCACAGGGGTGGTGCTGGTTTTTCTTCTGGTGGTTCAACTCAATTTAATTCAGCAGACACTGAGATGGAAACTCTTGTTACTGCTAAAGTGAAGGAAGAAACTACAGATACCCCACTG ACAAATGTGTCTGCTGTTAAACAGGCAGAAGATGCTCCAGCTGGAGTTCAAAATCATCAAGCATCACATATGAAAGTGGGCTCTTCAGATATTGCTGCTTCAGAACTAGTGGAAAACCATTCAATATCAGATCCAGCTGAGCCACCTATCCAGAGTGATGATGATGTACCGTATTTTTCAGACATTGAAGCAATG ATACTTGATATGGACTTAGATCCACAGGACCAGGATTTGTATTGCAGTGAGGAAG TCTCAAGATATCAGCATGAGGACATGAAGAGAGCAATCATAAGGCTGGAGCAGGGTGCTCGTTCGTATATGCAAAGATCCATTGCATCTCATGGAGCATTTGCAGTTATGTATGGTCGCCATTCAAAACATTATATTAAGAAGCCTGAG GTATTACTTGGTAGAGCAACAGAAGATGTTACTGTCGACATTGACTTGGGAAGGGAAGGCCGAGCTAATAAAATATCTCGACGGCAG GCCACTATATATTTGGACAAAAGTGGATCTTTTTATCTGAAAAACCTTGGCAAGTGCTCTCTCTCAGTGAATGACAAGGAAATAGCCCCTGGACGGAGTCTAAGCCTTTCTTCTGGTTGTTTGATTGAG
- the LOC7477646 gene encoding uncharacterized protein LOC7477646 isoform X1, giving the protein MGALGPVSPWMPGDDVLLRNSIEAGASLESLAKGAVQFSRKFTVREIQDRWYSLLYDPVVSAEAAFHMTEFERSTSTLPSKYSRAGNSKENKYFSGKRKTESVHSCYYALRKRICSEPFNSMDLSFLVGPNNSNYAGNEYEQLSGQCTLGDPVTNYFVHQESNLDIMHHAFPEIMDGDPAHAFDTQFQNTFQEDYPMEQDNIHEHIPRILGEDLSNTESRTVVREFSQQLPVNDDLVHGCSNFDGKEVLQSPVPDRGSSFQNLEYPSPLHEMPMWRMDEVISAPYIPNNLRLCDKDLHPGDTFSLLDDGDIKNRCLTEYDDLHEDSKLQMEMLTDVPQNSSHSTEDFLAELTNYLSNDEEGSGVDVDGKDFSTDPYIACLNTILLSSPNSENEKHMPSVTEPESSISADCLKNHSGVCPGNLWEDRGSHYSVDVVCNSEMQFVSSTSVLDPHPEVKDGVICCVLNSEDTEIPCNGDILFPTEWHPSSAASLASRSSQDAGKPNSLFVKELISNKKSGVPVVVHRDLDNPRQPRASSQMTRLQVMPERGLLHPAGDHVLKFELPSSEATHRGGAGFSSGGSTQFNSADTEMETLVTAKVKEETTDTPLVKHMSHDPADSLTEKLDFVSDCFTYPQTNVSAVKQAEDAPAGVQNHQASHMKVGSSDIAASELVENHSISDPAEPPIQSDDDVPYFSDIEAMILDMDLDPQDQDLYCSEEVSRYQHEDMKRAIIRLEQGARSYMQRSIASHGAFAVMYGRHSKHYIKKPEVLLGRATEDVTVDIDLGREGRANKISRRQATIYLDKSGSFYLKNLGKCSLSVNDKEIAPGRSLSLSSGCLIEIRGMPFIFEINQTCVKQYLAQKNQTQEHLV; this is encoded by the exons ATGGGAGCTCTTGGCCCTGTCTCTCCTTGGATGCCAGGGGATGACGTTTTGTTGAGAAATTCTAtcgag GCTGGTGCTTCCTTGGAATCGCTGGCAAAAGGTGCGGTGCAATTTTCTCGAAAATTCACTGTTCGAGAAATACAAGATCGTTGGTATTCTCTCCTTTATGATCCAGTTGTTTCTGCTGAGGCTGCTTTTCACATGACTGAGTTTGAGCGTTCTACATCAACTCTTCCGTCAAAATACAGCAGAGCtggaaattcaaaagaaaataaatatttttcagggAAGAGGAAAACTGAAAGTGTTCATAGTTGTTACTATGCTCTGCGTAAAAGAATTTGCAGTGAACCATTTAACTCCATGGATTTGAGTTTTCTTGTTGGCCCTAATAATAGCAATTATGCTGGCAATGAATATGAGCAGTTATCCGGACAATGCACGCTTGGAGATCCAGTTACAAATTACTTTGTTCATCAGGAATCTAATTTAGACATCATGCATCATGCTTTTCCAGAAATTATGGATGGTGATCCTGCCCATGCCTTTGATACTCAATTCCAGAATACATTTCAAGAAGACTATCCAATGGAGCAAGACAATATACATGAACACATTCCCCGTATACTTGGAGAGGATCTGTCTAACACTGAAAGCAGAACCGTGGTTAGGGAATTCAGTCAACAATTGCCAGTGAATGATGATCTAGTACATGGGTGCTCCAACTTTGATGGAAAGGAAGTCCTTCAGTCACCAGTTCCAGATCGTGGCTCGTCATTTCAAAATTTGGAGTACCCATCTCCACTTCATGAGATGCCAATGTGGAGAATGGATGAAGTGATTTCAGCGCCTTATATTCCAAATAATCTTAGATTATGTGATAAAGATCTGCACCCGGGAGATACCTTTTCACTTCTTGATGATGGTGATATTAAGAATAGATGTTTGACAGAATATGATGATCTCCATGAAGACTCAAAGTTACAAATGGAAATGCTGACTGATGTGCCACAAAATTCTTCTCACAGTACAGAAGATTTTCTGGCTGAACTTACCAATTATTTGTCTAATGATGAGGAAGGGTCAGGTGTGGATGTTGATGGAAAAGATTTCAGCACTGATCCTTACATTGCTTGTCTCAATACAATTTTATTGAGCTCACCTAATAGTGAAAATGAAAAGCACATGCCCAGTGTAACTGAACCAGAATCATCAATATCAGCAGACTGTCTAAAAAATCACTCTGGTGTGTGTCCTGGAAACTTATGGGAGGATAGAGGGTCTCACTACAGTGTTGATGTAGTTTGTAATTCTGAGATGCAGTTTGTTTCATCTACATCAGTTCTAGACCCTCATCCTGAGGTGAAAGATGGGGTTATTTGCTGTGTGCTAAACTCCGAGGACACAGAGATCCCATGCAATGGTGATATACTCTTCCCCACTGAGTGGCACCCAAGTTCAGCTGCCTCCTTAGCATCAAGAAGTTCTCAAGATGCTGGCAAACCAAATTCTTTATTTGTTAAGGAattaataagtaataaaaaaagtggAGTTCCAGTAGTGGTGCATAGGGATCTAGATAATCCTAGACAACCACGCGCATCTTCTCAGATGACCAGATTACAGGTGATGCCAGAGCGTGGTCTACTCCATCCTGCAGGTgatcatgttttgaaatttgagttGCCCAGCAGTGAAGCCACTCACAGGGGTGGTGCTGGTTTTTCTTCTGGTGGTTCAACTCAATTTAATTCAGCAGACACTGAGATGGAAACTCTTGTTACTGCTAAAGTGAAGGAAGAAACTACAGATACCCCACTGGTGAAGCATATGAGTCATGATCCAGCAGATTCTTTAACAGAGAAACTGGATTTCGTTTCTGATTGCTTTACATATCCCCAGACAAATGTGTCTGCTGTTAAACAGGCAGAAGATGCTCCAGCTGGAGTTCAAAATCATCAAGCATCACATATGAAAGTGGGCTCTTCAGATATTGCTGCTTCAGAACTAGTGGAAAACCATTCAATATCAGATCCAGCTGAGCCACCTATCCAGAGTGATGATGATGTACCGTATTTTTCAGACATTGAAGCAATG ATACTTGATATGGACTTAGATCCACAGGACCAGGATTTGTATTGCAGTGAGGAAG TCTCAAGATATCAGCATGAGGACATGAAGAGAGCAATCATAAGGCTGGAGCAGGGTGCTCGTTCGTATATGCAAAGATCCATTGCATCTCATGGAGCATTTGCAGTTATGTATGGTCGCCATTCAAAACATTATATTAAGAAGCCTGAG GTATTACTTGGTAGAGCAACAGAAGATGTTACTGTCGACATTGACTTGGGAAGGGAAGGCCGAGCTAATAAAATATCTCGACGGCAG GCCACTATATATTTGGACAAAAGTGGATCTTTTTATCTGAAAAACCTTGGCAAGTGCTCTCTCTCAGTGAATGACAAGGAAATAGCCCCTGGACGGAGTCTAAGCCTTTCTTCTGGTTGTTTGATTGAG